The Seleniivibrio woodruffii genome window below encodes:
- a CDS encoding thioesterase family protein: protein MKDSIKAELEHEIEFTVNENKTVPKLYPESELFRTMPEVFATGFMVGFMEWACMDALAPHLDEGEHSVGVHVNVSHCAATPVGMKVRAKVRCTAVDGQKTSWYVEAYDEKELIGKGSHDRFTINVERFNQRVAKKAQSPS, encoded by the coding sequence ATGAAAGACAGCATTAAAGCCGAACTTGAGCACGAGATAGAGTTCACCGTCAATGAAAACAAGACCGTACCTAAGTTATACCCGGAATCGGAGCTTTTCAGGACTATGCCGGAGGTCTTTGCCACAGGCTTTATGGTGGGTTTCATGGAGTGGGCATGCATGGACGCTCTTGCACCCCATCTGGATGAAGGCGAGCACAGCGTGGGCGTGCATGTCAATGTTTCCCACTGCGCCGCAACCCCAGTGGGGATGAAGGTGCGGGCAAAAGTCCGCTGTACGGCTGTGGATGGCCAGAAGACATCATGGTATGTGGAAGCATACGACGAAAAAGAGCTTATCGGCAAGGGAAGCCACGACAGGTTCACCATAAACGTTGAGCGTTTTAACCAGAGAGTGGCAAAAAAGGCTCAGTCACCGTCGTAG
- a CDS encoding FeoA family protein: protein MKLSEAKSGGFYRITSVKEPELARKLGAYGIFAGSLVSKVGRGEIELATLKLAIGETTIALSGSMARHLFYSSPSGEKRSIYEQELNTEFTVVVPRNYSKDMTKLGIKNGDSVQVIKKLPHMEYITLVGHKTRCRLSEAHAACILGENRQFSFASKNRDFTVKELISQDTYSEVMAVNGISKGTVLNLEGIETGKSVHLDDYPDMVICTAEGLRVFISAATAEKISAE from the coding sequence ATGAAACTTTCCGAAGCAAAAAGCGGCGGATTTTACAGGATAACATCGGTCAAAGAACCTGAACTTGCCAGAAAGCTGGGCGCATACGGTATTTTTGCCGGAAGTCTGGTTTCCAAGGTTGGCAGAGGCGAGATAGAGCTTGCCACACTGAAACTGGCTATTGGTGAAACCACCATTGCTCTCAGCGGCTCAATGGCGAGGCATCTTTTTTACAGTTCGCCCTCCGGCGAGAAGAGGAGCATCTACGAACAGGAGCTGAACACGGAGTTCACCGTTGTTGTTCCCCGAAACTACTCAAAAGATATGACGAAACTTGGCATAAAGAACGGAGACTCTGTTCAGGTCATAAAAAAACTTCCGCATATGGAATACATCACACTGGTGGGTCACAAGACAAGATGCAGACTGTCCGAAGCTCATGCGGCATGCATTCTGGGAGAAAACCGCCAGTTCTCGTTCGCATCAAAGAACAGGGATTTCACCGTTAAAGAACTGATAAGTCAGGATACATACAGCGAAGTAATGGCTGTTAACGGTATATCGAAAGGAACGGTTCTGAACCTCGAAGGAATCGAAACAGGAAAATCAGTCCATCTGGACGACTATCCGGACATGGTGATATGCACCGCAGAGGGTCTACGGGTGTTCATCTCCGCAGCAACGGCAGAAAAAATATCCGCAGAATAG
- a CDS encoding heavy metal translocating P-type ATPase, translating to MTRFKTYSTGLEKVGIAHKTDGRIRLKAGVLGNPALDCTLLESTLECISGVISVRVNQRANTLVVCHDRDKDITEVLLKTLQTFSHAVFQAEEEIQDSPDLINVYWAGSMWLSKMFLPQWFRTPLTFAGAAPVLMKGIDTLVNEGLKVEVLDATVISMLLLRKDYFTAGSITFLLNLGHYLEASTQYKSDRMLKSLIKPEVEYVWILDGKTEKKVAMGEVLVGSLVIVGAGEMIPVDGIVRGGEGLINQASVTGESLPVTAGPDSEVFAGTVVAEGRLVIEARKVGAETTTARIAKFINNSLKNKSNTEVRAFKIADRMVPVTFGIGLATLLLTRDFRRASSVLSVDYSCALKLVTPTAIKSSMYCAASEGIFIKGAQSLENMAEIDTIIFDKTGTLTKGSLEVSDIISFSDMDEREILRTAASAEEHYSHPIASAVVKEAERRNIPLEETGEVDFIIAHGVSAYVGKRHILAGSRHFIHDDENIDCCAADETADALRKTGRSILYVACDGVLAGIIALKDVPRAESAEVIKELKKRGVSRVVMLTGDHRDTAMHVAGELGIKEVYYEMKPEDKLSVVNRLKSEGHKIAFVGDGVNDAPALLSAHVGISMPEGADLARETSDVILLRNDLRGIVTARITAAKTMKVIKRVSVANIGINTMTVLLSVMGRISPLQSAVLHNGTTLGTLLYALSLSQSGRQK from the coding sequence ATGACAAGATTTAAAACCTATTCAACGGGACTTGAAAAAGTCGGCATAGCCCACAAAACCGATGGAAGGATACGTCTTAAGGCGGGGGTGCTCGGCAACCCCGCCCTGGACTGTACCCTGCTGGAATCCACACTGGAATGCATCAGCGGGGTGATATCCGTTCGGGTCAACCAACGGGCGAACACCCTCGTGGTCTGCCACGACAGGGACAAAGACATCACCGAGGTTCTGCTGAAAACCCTTCAGACCTTCTCCCATGCGGTTTTTCAGGCGGAGGAGGAGATTCAGGACTCACCCGACCTTATAAACGTTTACTGGGCGGGTTCCATGTGGCTGTCGAAGATGTTTCTGCCTCAGTGGTTCCGCACTCCGCTCACATTTGCCGGAGCGGCTCCCGTCCTTATGAAAGGTATAGACACTCTGGTGAACGAAGGCCTCAAGGTAGAGGTTCTGGATGCCACCGTCATATCCATGCTTCTTCTTCGAAAGGATTATTTCACTGCGGGTTCAATAACTTTCCTGCTTAATCTGGGGCATTATCTTGAAGCGTCCACCCAGTACAAATCCGACAGGATGCTCAAAAGCCTTATAAAGCCCGAGGTGGAATACGTCTGGATTCTGGACGGCAAAACAGAGAAAAAGGTCGCCATGGGCGAAGTTCTGGTGGGCAGCCTGGTGATTGTCGGCGCAGGGGAGATGATCCCTGTTGACGGAATTGTCAGAGGCGGCGAAGGCCTTATCAATCAGGCATCCGTTACCGGAGAGAGCCTGCCCGTTACCGCAGGTCCCGACAGCGAAGTTTTCGCAGGAACTGTGGTCGCCGAAGGCAGACTGGTCATAGAAGCCCGAAAGGTGGGCGCAGAGACCACCACCGCCAGAATTGCAAAATTCATCAACAACTCACTTAAGAATAAATCCAACACCGAGGTTCGGGCCTTCAAAATAGCAGACCGCATGGTTCCCGTCACATTCGGAATAGGCCTTGCTACACTGCTTCTCACCCGTGATTTCCGCAGGGCATCCTCGGTTCTGTCAGTGGACTACTCATGCGCCCTGAAACTGGTGACACCAACAGCAATCAAATCCAGCATGTACTGCGCCGCATCCGAGGGCATCTTCATAAAGGGTGCGCAGTCATTGGAAAACATGGCGGAGATAGACACCATCATTTTCGATAAAACCGGAACTCTGACAAAAGGCTCCCTTGAGGTTTCAGATATTATCAGCTTTTCGGACATGGACGAACGGGAGATTCTCAGAACCGCCGCCAGTGCCGAAGAGCATTACAGCCACCCCATAGCCTCCGCAGTGGTCAAAGAGGCGGAGCGGAGGAACATACCGCTGGAAGAGACAGGGGAGGTGGACTTCATCATCGCACACGGGGTTTCGGCCTACGTCGGCAAAAGGCACATTCTGGCGGGCAGCCGCCATTTCATACATGACGACGAGAACATCGACTGCTGCGCCGCAGACGAAACGGCGGATGCACTGCGCAAAACCGGCAGAAGCATTCTTTATGTGGCATGTGACGGGGTTCTGGCGGGTATAATAGCCCTGAAGGACGTTCCCCGAGCAGAATCCGCAGAGGTCATAAAAGAACTGAAAAAGAGAGGGGTCAGCAGGGTCGTTATGCTGACGGGCGACCACAGGGACACCGCCATGCACGTTGCGGGAGAACTGGGAATAAAAGAGGTCTACTACGAAATGAAACCCGAGGACAAGCTGAGCGTTGTTAACAGGCTCAAGTCCGAAGGGCACAAAATTGCCTTTGTGGGCGACGGAGTGAACGATGCTCCGGCTTTGCTTTCGGCACACGTCGGCATAAGCATGCCCGAAGGGGCTGACCTTGCGAGAGAGACTTCGGACGTTATCCTTCTGCGCAACGACCTGAGGGGCATAGTCACCGCACGCATCACGGCGGCAAAAACAATGAAGGTTATCAAACGGGTTTCCGTTGCAAATATAGGTATAAACACAATGACGGTTCTGCTGTCTGTCATGGGACGCATCAGCCCCCTCCAGTCGGCTGTTCTGCACAACGGAACCACACTCGGCACTCTGCTTTATGCTCTGAGCCTGTCCCAGAGCGGGAGACAAAAATGA
- a CDS encoding YtxH domain-containing protein, giving the protein MSTQQPFDPAQQQYYAPQQPQQGYYQQPYAPQHSAASHVKEWFNFREPSYVKGFVIGAGVALILTNPAVKKALVKGVVKLWGGLQGGVEELKEQIRDVQAEMGGE; this is encoded by the coding sequence ATGAGCACACAACAGCCTTTCGACCCCGCACAGCAGCAGTATTACGCACCCCAGCAGCCTCAGCAGGGCTACTATCAGCAGCCTTATGCACCCCAGCACTCAGCCGCAAGCCACGTTAAAGAGTGGTTCAACTTCCGTGAGCCTTCATACGTTAAAGGCTTTGTCATCGGCGCAGGCGTCGCACTCATCCTCACCAACCCCGCAGTGAAAAAAGCACTGGTCAAGGGTGTGGTTAAGCTCTGGGGTGGACTTCAGGGCGGAGTGGAGGAGCTGAAAGAGCAGATCCGTGACGTTCAGGCGGAAATGGGCGGCGAATAA
- a CDS encoding magnetosome protein MamC, translating into MSRHVLVKTAAAGAVAGAVIGGAVSAAKQYRDFKDGKVTKEKAAENTVKEAAGTGLATAAGAAVAGTLGLGLFASLAAFTVVSAGMKYLWDSKVSECTKEECTTEQGDLS; encoded by the coding sequence ATGAGCAGGCATGTTCTGGTGAAAACAGCGGCCGCAGGCGCAGTTGCGGGAGCGGTCATAGGCGGCGCAGTCTCTGCCGCAAAACAGTACAGAGACTTTAAAGACGGAAAAGTGACGAAAGAAAAAGCGGCTGAAAACACAGTGAAGGAAGCGGCAGGAACAGGACTTGCCACGGCAGCGGGAGCGGCTGTGGCCGGAACACTCGGTCTGGGACTTTTCGCCTCTCTGGCGGCTTTCACAGTGGTTTCCGCAGGAATGAAATATCTTTGGGATTCAAAAGTAAGCGAATGCACAAAAGAAGAATGTACAACTGAACAAGGAGATCTATCATGA
- a CDS encoding HMA2 domain-containing protein — protein sequence MIEELLAVKKYVSVVHHVEGRIRLKVDPAILKDPVSKRLEEISASIPGVLDKRVNMLARSVVLRYDPAVIKPQDMAVLLGASDGESLAILKKYEEFIK from the coding sequence ATGATTGAGGAACTTCTGGCGGTCAAAAAGTACGTTTCTGTGGTGCACCATGTGGAAGGGCGTATACGGCTAAAGGTCGACCCCGCCATTCTGAAAGATCCCGTCAGCAAGAGGCTGGAGGAGATAAGCGCATCCATCCCCGGAGTTCTGGACAAAAGGGTGAACATGCTCGCCCGCTCCGTTGTTCTGCGCTATGACCCGGCGGTGATAAAGCCGCAGGATATGGCTGTTCTGCTGGGAGCATCAGATGGGGAGAGTCTGGCAATACTTAAAAAATACGAAGAGTTTATAAAATGA
- a CDS encoding heavy metal translocating P-type ATPase → MLKIVSSSPERVRLKYPVLRSEQNLCSSIVSVLSSKNGIKSVRCNRKCASLIVEYKSDSLSVSDIVNLVVSIKPAPLTVSQSAKADCACDDAKDSLALLSRKSEFTALSVAAGASFISKRFLGRAFSQALFSPMWMFTAFFAAPLVYSAVSKSIKDKKIGLDSFLGAGIGAALLGGETMTALEILWVNSGAELMQEHITEKSRTSIKSILDVTAKTAFILVNGREIEVPVERIEPQSTVIVRTGEKISVDGEIIRGEAMVNEAPINGRQELIHKVKSDTVYAGTYVQDGLIYIRADRVGDSTYLSRILAAVETSLENKAPIELEADRLAKKLVNIGLIMTAGTWLLTRNLSRTLSVMLVMTCPCATALAASSAVSASIGNAASKGVLIKGGRYLEDAGEQESFCFDKTGTITTDMPEVIDVHALKGFSEQDVLMRAYAAELHNRHPMAAAIRKKAESYCLEKPDHAVCETILGMGVAADTAEGTVCVGNRKLMDRFSIKTGTVAKKAELWANEGKSVLYVAEGNRLLGILSVQTKDKEGVAEMIETLRKDGVKNLIMVTGDERQSAEPLAQRLGFDECHYSVLPQDKADIIRQIQKDHKVAMIGDGINDVLALAQSDLGIAMGAAGSDVAVEAADIALVDDDLNKIVFLRQLSKKTKTIINQNFTIATSTNAAGAVLGAVGMLNPLMAGLLHIVHTGGIMANSSRLITYNGEDKND, encoded by the coding sequence GTGTTAAAGATTGTCTCATCATCCCCCGAAAGGGTCAGATTAAAATATCCTGTACTGCGGTCAGAGCAAAACCTCTGTTCGTCCATAGTCAGCGTTCTATCATCAAAAAACGGAATAAAATCTGTCCGGTGCAACCGCAAGTGCGCCAGCCTTATTGTGGAATACAAAAGCGACTCTCTGTCGGTTTCGGACATTGTCAATCTGGTGGTGAGCATCAAGCCCGCACCCCTGACAGTCTCACAGTCTGCAAAGGCCGACTGCGCATGCGACGATGCAAAGGACAGCCTGGCACTGCTCTCCAGAAAATCTGAATTTACTGCCCTGTCAGTTGCAGCGGGCGCATCTTTCATATCAAAGCGGTTCCTCGGACGTGCGTTTTCTCAGGCACTTTTCAGCCCCATGTGGATGTTTACGGCGTTCTTCGCCGCTCCCCTTGTCTATTCTGCGGTCTCAAAAAGCATAAAAGATAAAAAGATAGGTCTGGATTCGTTTCTGGGAGCGGGTATCGGTGCGGCACTGCTGGGCGGAGAAACCATGACCGCCCTTGAAATTCTCTGGGTCAACAGCGGCGCAGAGCTTATGCAGGAGCATATCACCGAAAAATCCCGAACCTCTATCAAGAGCATTCTGGATGTCACCGCAAAAACAGCCTTCATCCTCGTCAACGGGCGTGAGATTGAAGTTCCCGTTGAGCGCATTGAGCCTCAGTCAACAGTGATAGTCCGCACAGGCGAAAAGATATCTGTCGACGGTGAGATTATCCGTGGAGAGGCCATGGTTAACGAGGCTCCCATAAACGGCAGACAGGAACTCATCCATAAAGTTAAATCAGACACAGTCTACGCCGGAACCTACGTTCAGGACGGGCTGATATACATCCGTGCGGACAGGGTGGGCGACAGCACATACCTTTCACGCATTCTGGCGGCGGTGGAGACATCGCTGGAAAACAAAGCCCCAATCGAGCTTGAGGCGGACAGACTGGCAAAAAAACTGGTTAACATCGGCCTCATCATGACGGCGGGAACATGGCTTCTCACCCGTAACCTGTCCAGAACCCTTTCGGTGATGCTGGTCATGACCTGTCCCTGTGCAACGGCTCTGGCGGCATCGTCCGCAGTGAGCGCATCCATAGGCAACGCCGCATCAAAGGGCGTGCTTATCAAAGGCGGCAGATATCTTGAGGATGCGGGAGAACAGGAATCATTCTGCTTCGACAAAACGGGCACCATCACAACTGACATGCCCGAAGTTATAGACGTTCATGCCCTTAAAGGCTTCTCGGAGCAGGATGTGCTGATGCGTGCATACGCCGCAGAACTGCACAACCGCCACCCCATGGCGGCGGCCATCCGCAAAAAGGCGGAGTCCTACTGTCTGGAAAAACCCGACCACGCCGTATGCGAAACCATTCTGGGCATGGGTGTTGCGGCCGACACTGCGGAAGGCACTGTGTGCGTGGGCAACAGAAAGCTCATGGACAGGTTTTCAATCAAAACCGGAACCGTTGCAAAAAAGGCCGAACTCTGGGCGAACGAGGGCAAAAGCGTTCTTTACGTTGCAGAAGGAAACAGACTTCTGGGAATCCTCTCTGTGCAGACCAAAGACAAAGAGGGAGTTGCGGAGATGATCGAAACTCTGCGCAAAGACGGTGTGAAAAACCTGATAATGGTAACAGGGGACGAACGACAGTCCGCAGAACCTCTGGCACAGCGTCTGGGTTTTGACGAATGTCACTACTCCGTTCTGCCGCAGGACAAGGCGGACATCATCCGCCAGATCCAGAAGGACCACAAGGTCGCAATGATAGGCGACGGAATAAACGACGTACTGGCTCTTGCCCAGTCCGACCTTGGCATCGCAATGGGTGCGGCCGGATCTGATGTTGCAGTGGAAGCGGCGGATATTGCCCTTGTGGATGACGATCTGAACAAAATAGTCTTCCTGCGACAGCTGAGCAAAAAAACCAAAACAATAATAAATCAGAACTTTACCATCGCCACATCAACAAACGCCGCAGGAGCCGTGCTCGGTGCGGTGGGCATGCTGAACCCCTTAATGGCGGGACTTCTGCACATTGTCCACACAGGCGGGATAATGGCAAATTCATCCAGACTCATAACCTATAACGGAGAGGACAAAAATGATTGA